One Nicotiana tomentosiformis chromosome 1, ASM39032v3, whole genome shotgun sequence genomic window, ACAATCAAtcgaacataaataaagaaagaaaagcaTGCAAAAATCGATTTAGAATCGGATTAAGAGAAGAAActaggtaaaccctagtttgaTAGGAATCAACAATTGGCCGGAGATCACGGCGAATCGGAACCACATAGCCTTGCTATGAACGTATACAGATGAAATATAGTCTAGATCTTGAATATCAAGGACGATGGCACTTGATTTGGAAGATTGATACTTGCCAAAATCGGccaagtactaagtaataccatatTCACACAAGTAACAGAGATACGATCCGTAAAAGGCAAGTAAATCATGGTAAGAATCCATGAATGGATTGGATTCGGAGAAGAGTTGGAGGCGACATCTAGGGTTTGTGAGGAGAGCAGAAGGTTCGAGAGAACACAGATGTGGCTGAATGGGGAAAATAGGTCTCTAGGGTTAGGGTGAAGGATATAAGGAGAATGCGGGGTTTATtatgatcatttaagatcaacggccaagatcgaAGGGGAAACAGGGcgggtttgtcacgacccaaaaccctaacctgtcgtgatggcgcttatctcaatactaggcaagtcgataacctaaataaatcacaataatctcttaagttggaaaatataatatttgaattcaatagaaaatctcaaaatactcccaaaacctggtgtcactgagtacatgagcatctaaataataacaaagtctgacagataagaacactgtctgaaaatatagaacagtacaataactgaaaggaaagagagtcaaggtctataGACGcaaagcaactaccttgatagtctccaacagataaatcctcaaatctggcaaccgccgtatccggaagtacctggatctgcacacaaggtgcagagtgtagtatgagtacaaccaactcaataagtaacaagactaacctttgggctgaaagtaatgatgagctcaacaggtacaatctagtacaaaaataacaatacagaaatgtaggcatgctttctagttcaacagttaaactcagtacagaAAAAAATAGATAAAATCTGCATGActtgaggaatatgacatctctatatctacatgccaacgTATATGCTGCATGTGATGTACCATAATGGAAACcttgtgtactcacactctcagaatactcaatcactcagtactgtatatggccaatccagcccagggaagatccatcctatatatatatatatatatatatatatagacacacacacacacatacacacatcaGCTGACagccagtcactcagtactgtatgaggccaatccagcccaggggaagatccatccccaaatataaatgattcggacaagatccatgtccagggaagatctatccctcaatataaatgcttcgggcaagatccatgcccagggaagatccatccctcaatatatatcgACCGCGCTCACTGTGGGGAGGGTGGAAGGGGGAGGGGGGGTACAGACTCCggtggggctccttcagcccaagcactataatagtcagatccaggcataaataaataaacatgttgtggcgtgcagcccaatcccgactggaataaaatgtgcggacttggtcaaccgatctacaattacacaaacaacatcaaactttctcaaagtctgtggaagtccatctacaaagtccatggtaatacgctcctatTTCCATTTCGGAATTTtcagtctctgaagcaatccgcctggtctctgatattcgtacttcacctgttgacaatttaaacatcgagctacaaacccaactatatctttcttcattgtttctctaccaatagtgctgcctcaagtcctggtacatcttagtggcacccggatgaatggaataccacgaactgtgggcttcttcaagcataaattcacgcagcccatctacatttggcacacaaatccaactctgcatcctcaacatcccatcatTTGCAATGGTAACATCTTTGGCAtgaccgtgctgaactgtgtccttcaggacaagcaaatggggatcatcatattggcgatctatgatgcggtcatataaaaaagaccgagaaaccacacaagctagaacccgactgggcttcgaaacatctaatctcacaaactgattggccaaggtctgaacatcaatTACAATAGGCCTTTCACCAACATGAATGAATGCAAGGATACCCATACTCAAcgcatttctactcaaggcatcggccaccacattggccttcgtgggatgatacagaatagtaatatcataatcctttagtagaTCCatccatctccgctgcctcaaatttagatccttctgtttgaataagtGCTGAAGGCTCTGATGATATGTAAATATCTCACAAGACATACCATAGAGATAGTacctccaaattttcaatgcatgaacaatggctgccaattctaaagcatgaacatggtagttcctTTCATGTGACTTTAATTGGCGCGATGCTTAAGCAATCagtctaccctcctgcattaagaaACATCTAATACTGATCCGAGaatcatcacaatacactgtattagaactagaagatgaaggtaaaactagaactggagctgtggtaaaggttgtcacgacccaaaccgatgggccatgacgagtacCCGAGTCTTAcatgtcgaacacccctaagcatgcgtctaagatataaacatgaattaagggtaggtcatgaataacatctgtcatTAAATtgctgaatcacgtgaataacatacgtgagaaaaacatgtccaaaagacatatatacatatatatgcggaatacagtagggcgagccgacaaggctgctatggaCAAATATATATTCAAAACTAGAAGtcaacaaggccacatactatccaactatacatgactgtctacagacctctaatagagtgtacaactgtataaaggacgggaccgGGCCCTGtcatacccatatctacataccaaaaatagcgtaccaaaactagTAACAACTCTgaatcaagtggagcacaccaactctcactgatcaaggatcctaaaaagggggaccgttATCCTGTCTACCTAAACATACGGCATGAAATgcaggccccgggaaataggggCGTCAATACGAATATGTACCTAGTATGTAAGGTATGAAAATCAATACATAAAAGACTtaaaagaaatatggagtaaaggaatccacatgtaagtctaaataactttgtgaatcctgaaatatttataaagtcatgcatgtgcgtataaatgtcgtatcatgcataggtatatgtgtacataatattatcaagcctctgagggcatcccatcatatcatctcggcctctatgagcgaaatcatcaacgtataccaagcgatcaggtggtggtatatatataatgccgtaaccttttacCATATCCCATATACCTATAATATaagcgtatataacgtcatctggtcatgagtcaatgtacatgtataaatgaatgaaatgcataagaagtaagttaataagacttctcgaaatgtcataagatcaatatgtcttcagataaactttatcaattgagcatttttctgagacccatgaacagaatatataataataagacacatgggaattcaagaacataggcacccctagtgcttatACGAAGAGAGACATTTActaaagttgtgcgtttgctcgtttcatttgtatcatatggatcatgccaaaaggaaagaagggatagccttaaaatacctgagccgattctcttgacaatcccttgtcaatcgcgacaaaacacataacggagagatcgaagtagggaaaaatccgtatgatattcttgagaaaggttataccgggctcccttagaattgcaaatcatGTTGCTATTACATTATGTAGTTTCTTATGAATTTTGTTGTAGCTTCATCCATTACTTCTAGATATAAACATCTCTCTTTAATGAATTAGAGAGGTTCCTTAACAACTAAACTCcatgctgccacgttgggggtgATGTTCCCACCAAATAATTATCCACCAATTTCTAATTGATTTGTTAATTTCCCACTCAAAGTAATAATTAAACCATTACCAacataattaggtaatatcttaatttacttaaaatactaatcatttttaacatactttatacaccttactatcatggtcatatggtaccttgtatggcactagtccataaatatcaggtattatagcttggatcgtattttatcccaaattgacaaacttcaacgaatactcattcttttatttgtttACCCTTTAATCTTCACGATactcacttatcacttgttacaaataacataaatacttacaacctcaaaaataatctcattcccgagcttacgtcaattaacttacgatgaaactttaacgtacgaaatgcgggatgtaacatccttccccccttagaaacattcgtcctcgaatgattaactccccgggatctatataaaGTTTGGTAGAGTCACCTTTGTAACAGTACTACTACCAACCCTTCCTATAGCAAACTCCATAATTCAATGCCACATattgccacaatcatcaataatgacaatggcctcacacgaccaatgacaataactaacacaagaatacatacacgtaccttaaggttgtgatgtctcagtcggatccTCCTCTGGAAGAGGAAGCAAGTGGGGAAACCTAGACTTCATGTATTCttcggcttcccaagtcatttcaTCCACATTATTATTTCTCCAAAGTACATTCACCAAAGTTACATTTTTAGTCCTCAATCTCCGgacctgtctatctagtatagcaatgggagcttcctcgtATGATaactgctctgtgacctgaacatcatcaactggCACAATTCTAGAAGGATCTCTAatacatttacggagcatagacacatgaaagactggatgtacagactccaagtcagaaggcaagtctaacttatatgctacctggcctaccttgcatatgatcttatatggtccaatgaaccgagggctaagttttcctttattaccgaacctcataatgcctttcatcggtgatacctttaggaatacccagttgtcaacctgaaactccaagtctcgtcgtcgattattcgtataagacttctgacggctttgatCTGccaatagcctttcctgtataatcTTAATCTTCTTGATTGCATGTTGTatcaactctggtcctactaatttagtttccccaacatcgaaccatccgataggcgacctacactttcgtccgtaaagagcttcgtatggagccatctgaatgctggaatgatagctattattattcgcgaactcaataagcggcagatgatcatcccagctacccttgaagtctatcacacatgcCCATAACATATCcttaagtgtctgaatagtacgcttagCTTGTCCGtctgtttggggatgaaatgttgtactaagacttacctgagttcccaatcctttttggaaggacctatAGAGATTGACTGTAAACTGAGatcctctatccgagataatagatatagggacaccatgaagtcatactatctccttaatgcaaaaccttgcataatcctctgcggaatatgtagtcctaacaagtagaaaatgggatgattttataagtctatcaacaatcacccatatagaatcgaacttacgctgggtacgaggtaagcctatgatggaatccatattaattacttcccatttccaagtcaaaatctctatagcctgcaataatccaccgggtttttgatgTTCAATCTTAACCTACTGGCAATTAGGGCATTGAGCAACAAACTctactatatcctttttcattctgtcCCACTaatatatttccctgatatcatgatacatctttgttgctcctgtatagatagaataacgagaatagtgagtctctcccataacctgctggtgcagccctgcaacattagggacacattaTCGTCCTCGATATTTAAGGACTCTATCTCTTGTAATCTAAAATGGTGTCTTTTCCTTCTGAGGGGTTGTATCCCTGTAATGAGCTAACACGGGATCCTCGTACTgacgttccttcacttcagttactaaagaggatgttgtcgtgtcctgaatagtaactccggtatcacctgagtccagtaatcgaactccaagactagctagctgataaatctcatgggctatccccctcttttctggctgtaaatatgataggtTACCCATAGATCTATGACTGAGGGCATTGTCTAGTACATTCGCCTTCcttggatggtataaaatatcaacgtcatagtcttttagtagttctaaccatctcctttgacgtaaattcaattccttttgcttgaagatatactgaaggcttttatgatccgtatagatatcaacatgaatgccatacaaatagtgcatccacatctttagtgcatgaatcaccgtggctaactcgagatcgtgggtcgggtaattcttctcgtgctttcttagttgtctagaagcataagctacaaccttatcATGCTGCattagtacacaacccaatccaacgcccgaagcgtcacaatagatagcataaccatcagTTCCCTCTGGGAGTGTTAGAACCAGTGCTGAAGTTAGTCTGTCCTTTAATGCTTGGAAACTCCGTTAGCAAGCATTGGTCCACTGCAACTTATCTctcttctgagtcaactttgtcaatggtgctgaaagagaagaaaattcctctacaaatctcctataataacctaccaaaccgagaaagctacgaacctccattggtgtcgtaggtctaggccaagtctttactgcctcaatcttttgtgtatcaacccggataccttcacctgaaataatatgcccaaggaaagctacaaaattcaaccagaattcacatttagtgaattttgcatacaacttccctttttgtagaactctgagcacagtacgcaaatgatctatATGCTTagtctctgaacgagaatacaccaatatatcatcaataaatacaatcacgaacaaatatagaaagggtctgaacacacggttcatcaaatctatgaatactactggggcattagtcaaaccgaatgacataacacgaaactcaaagtgccgaTATCTGGTACTGAATGTTGTCTTCGgcatatccttctccttaacccttacctgatggtacccggacctcagGTCCATCTTCAAGAAATACTTAGCACCTTGAAACTGATCAatcaaatcatcaatcctcgggagcgggtacttattcttgatcgtcaccttattcaacagtctataatcaatacacatccccaaggaaccatctttcttcctcacaaataacacaggtgctccccacggtgatgtactaggtatgataaagcctttttcaagctagtcccttagttgttccttcaactctctcagctctgcaggtgccattctattgGGAGGAATGGATATTAGCTGAGTATTTGGTAATATGTCAATAAAAAACTCAATTTCTCTCTCTGGCGGAAGACCCGGAAGCTCATCGagaaaaacatcgggaaactcattaagcatagggatagattgaatggttggtgactctactttcacatcctgtacccgaactaagtgataaatatagccctttctaatcatcttccctgccttgagataggaaataaacctacctctcggcgatgccatattacctttccactccaaaacagGCTCCCTTGGAAAATGGAGTCGAACCAtatttgatctacaatcaacgtgccaaccaatccatatcgagtataacatcaaattctactaTATCTAACTCAATTAGATCTGCCactgtagatcgactatgaactactactgtacaatctctatatactcgCCTAGCTATCACTAGATCCCCAATAGgtgtggacacctcaaaaggtttaaccaacttAAGTTCTATTCCAAACTTACAGGCAACCAAcagagtaacatatgataaggtaaaacctgggtcaatcaatgcatatacatcatatgaggagactaataatatacctgtaacaacatcatgTGACGACTCCTGATCATGTTgacctgctaatgcataaatgcggttatgaggaccgctcgagctagatgctccacctctgcctctaccacgaccgatTGGTGCTTGTTAACCTTGCCTacggggcgtactgatgatgacaaaccagctacagatcccgttggctgaactatgcttgcaccacctctcgtcagacaatctctcataacgtggcctggataaccataagtataacaaacacctaaccccatacggcactgcccgacatgctgcttaccacactgagcacattgTGGCAAGGGCGACCTCATCTGACTTGACCTACCCAtatactgagaacttgaggcccTGAATATGTAGAATAATCAAATCTCCTACCGGCAAACTGAGGGGGCgcgctagccgatggctgggctggatacctcaggtattgttgtctctgaccacctcgaaactcaccagaaggacccgaagatctcgatctcttactctggcccctatcatg contains:
- the LOC138906395 gene encoding uncharacterized protein; the protein is MDLLKDYDITILYHPTKANVVADALSRNALSMGILAFIHVGERPIVIDVQTLANQFVRLDVSKPSRDTVQHGHAKDVTIANDGMLRMQSWICVPNVDGLREVRISETRRIASETENSEMEIGAYYHGLCRWTSTDFEKV